One genomic segment of Chelonia mydas isolate rCheMyd1 chromosome 1, rCheMyd1.pri.v2, whole genome shotgun sequence includes these proteins:
- the LOC102930698 gene encoding olfactory receptor 52E4-like yields the protein MLESNTTDFTNPSTFILLGIPGLEAAHVWISIPFCAMYTTAILGNFTILFIVKREPSLHGPMFYFLCMLAVTDLVMSTSTLPKMLSIFWFNSREISFSACLTQMYFDHSFAGMESGILVAMALDRYVAICHPLRHSTILTRPLVAKIGLAVVLRSGIIALPYPFLARRWPYCRTNIIPHSYCGHIAVVKLACADIRISSYYGLFELFSVNGMDVFFIAVSYTQILLAIFRLQTKDARLKTFGTCISHLCAIFALYIPIFFFSLSQRFGHNVPLYLRVLITSVYQVVPPVLHPMIYGVRTKQIRGRLLQLFTHKET from the coding sequence atgttAGAATCCAACACaaccgacttcaccaacccctccaccttcatcctgttgggcattcctggcctagaggcagcccatgtctggatctccatccccttctgtgctATGTACACCACagccatcttggggaacttcaccatcctgttcatcgTGAAGAGGGAGCCGAGCCTCCACGGTCCCATGttctatttcctctgcatgctggccgtCACTGATCTGGTCATGTCCACATCCACCCtacccaaaatgctgagcatcttctggttcaattccagggagatcagtttcagtgcctgcctcacccagatgtacttcgATCACTCCTTCGCAGGGATGGAGTCTGGAATCCTTGTGGCCATGGCTCtggatcgctacgtggccatctgccatcctctgagacattccaccatcctgacacGTCCCCTGGTGGCCAAGATCggcctggccgtggtgctgcgCAGTGGTATAATCGCATTACCCTACCCGTTCCTGGCGAGgcggtggccatattgcagaaccaacatcatcccccacTCCTATTGTGGGCACATAgctgtggtgaagctggcctgtgctGACATCCGCATTAGTAGTTACTATGGCCTGTTTGAACTTTTCTCTGTGAACGGAATGGATGTGTTTTTTATCGCTGTGTCCTATACTCAGATCCTCCTTGCCATCTTCCGCTTACAAACAAAGGATGCCCGGCTCAAAACTTTTGGGACCTGCATCTCTCATCTTTGTGCCATCTTTGCTTTGTACATCCCAATTTTCTTCTTCTCGCTTTCGCAGCGGTTTGGCCACAATGTGCCACTGTATTTACGCGTTCTCATTACCAGTGTGTACCAGGTGGTGCCCCCTGTGCTGCACCCCATGATTTacggggtgaggaccaaacagatccgggGCAGGCTGCTCCAGCTCTTTACTCATAAAGAGACCTAA
- the LOC119565127 gene encoding olfactory receptor 52E4-like, which translates to MLESNTTDFTNPSTFILLGIPGLEAAHVWISIPFCAMYTTAILGNFTILFIVKREPSLHSPMFYFLFMLAITDLVMSTSTLPKMLSIFWFNSREISFSACLTQMYFDHSFAGMESGILVAMALDRYVAICHPLRHSAILTNSLVAKIGLAVVLRSVILTLPYPFLARRLPYCRTNIIPNTYCAHLAVVKLACADLRISSYYGVFDLFSVIGVDVFSITVSYTQILQAIFRLPTKDARLKTFGTCISHLCAIFALYIPIFFFSLTQRFGHNVPLYLHILFTSVYQVVPPVLHPMIYGVRTKQIRGRLLQLFTHKET; encoded by the coding sequence ATGTTAGAATCCAACACaaccgacttcaccaacccctccaccttcatcctgctgggcattcctggcctagaggcagcccatgtctggatctccatccccttctgtgctATGTACACCACagccatcttggggaacttcaccatcctgttcatcgTGAAGAGGGAGCCGAGCCTCCACAGTCCCATGTTCTATTTCCTCTTCATGCTGGCCATCACTGATCTGGTCATGTCCACATCCaccctgcccaaaatgctgagcatcttctggttcaattccagggagatcagtttcagtgcctgcctcacccagatgtacttcgATCACTCCTTCGCAGGGATGGAGTCTGGAATCCTCGTGGCCATGGCTCtggatcgctacgtggccatctgccacCCCTTGAGACATTCCGCTATCCTGACAAACTCCCTGGTGGCCAAGATAggcctggccgtggtgctgcgCAGTGTCATACTAACATTACCCTACCCCTTCCTGGCAAGGCGTttgccatattgcagaaccaacatcatccccaACACCTATTGTGCACATCTAgctgtggtgaagctggcctgcgcTGACCTCCGCATCAGTAGTTACTATGGCGTGTTTGATCTTTTCTCTGTGATCGGAGTAGATGTGTTTTCTATCACCGTGTCCTATACTCAGATCCTCCAGGCCATCTTCCGCCTTCCAACAAAGGATGCCCGGCTCAAAACTTTTGGGACCTGCATCTCTCATCTTTGTGCCATCTTTGCTTTGTACATCCcaattttcttcttctctcttacACAGCGGTTTGGCCACAATGTGCCACTGTATTTACACATTCTCTTTACTAGTGTGTACCAGGTGGTGCCCCCTGTGCTACACCCCATGATTTacggggtgaggaccaaacagatccgggGCAGGCTGCTCCAGCTCTTTACTCATAAAGAGACCTAA